One part of the Methanobrevibacter ruminantium genome encodes these proteins:
- the ribB gene encoding 3,4-dihydroxy-2-butanone-4-phosphate synthase: MNHEESLKGSPQERVEIALDAIRSGNGVIVTDDEDRENEGDMIFSSEHLTEEQMALLIREGSGIVCLCLTPEKADELELPLMVENNTSTYGTGFTITIEAAEGVTTGVSAADRVKTVKAASNPDAKPSDLNHPGHVFPLRAKEGGVLERDGHTEATIDLMRLAGLNPCGVLCEITLPNGTMARMPDVIEFSKEHDMPIVTIEDIIQYRKENNV; the protein is encoded by the coding sequence ATGAATCATGAAGAAAGTTTAAAAGGAAGTCCTCAAGAAAGAGTGGAAATAGCATTGGATGCAATTAGATCAGGAAATGGAGTCATTGTAACTGATGATGAAGACAGAGAAAATGAAGGAGACATGATCTTTTCATCAGAACACTTGACTGAAGAGCAAATGGCACTTCTCATAAGAGAAGGAAGTGGAATCGTATGCTTATGCTTAACCCCTGAAAAGGCAGATGAATTAGAACTTCCTTTAATGGTAGAAAACAATACAAGTACTTATGGTACTGGATTTACAATAACAATTGAAGCAGCAGAAGGGGTGACCACTGGCGTATCTGCAGCAGACAGAGTGAAAACCGTAAAGGCTGCATCCAATCCAGATGCAAAGCCAAGTGATTTGAATCACCCAGGTCACGTATTCCCACTTAGAGCTAAAGAAGGGGGAGTGCTTGAAAGAGATGGTCATACTGAAGCAACCATCGACTTGATGAGACTTGCTGGCCTTAATCCTTGTGGAGTATTATGTGAAATCACATTGCCAAATGGAACCATGGCAAGAATGCCAGATGTAATTGAGTTCTCAAAAGAGCATGACATGCCTATTGTAACAATTGAAGATATTATACAATATCGTAAAGAAAATAACGTTTAA